A single window of Aspergillus oryzae RIB40 DNA, chromosome 8 DNA harbors:
- the psoB gene encoding hydrolase psoB (predicted protein), with protein MPLREAGLTEPIPVVVSSGGFDSTQEELYFYIAAGARRRGYAVLTFDGPGQGIFHRRLDQRAGFPAQAPEGAYMRHDWEAVIRPVLDRLWTYSKANQHLHLGLNRVSIFGESMGAYFALRGAGGPRIKACIAMDGFYDMWDIADSRIPPVFVKAWDRLGDRFFDRVIRSLGRVHFRTRFEFAHARFALGLPTYAQATRAFQKFSLRGDGEQGEYLARVQCPVFVTGAADWAYFPAQGNATRIFEVFNQLHPEMAKLWVTKGVGSSGLQAKVAAISVVHDKTFE; from the coding sequence ATGCCGCTGCGTGAGGCAGGATTAACGGAGCCCATTCCCGTCGTGGTCAGCAGCGGCGGGTTCGACTCCACCCAGGAGGAACTGTACTTCTACATCGCCGCAGGCGCGCGCCGACGCGGGTACGCCGTTCTCACCTTCGACGGCCCAGGTCAGGGGATCTTCCACCGGCGACTAGACCAACGAGCTGGCTTCCCGGCCCAGGCACCGGAGGGCGCGTATATGCGACACGACTGGGAGGCCGTGATCCGTCCCGTCCTCGACCGACTGTGGACATACAGCAAGGCAAACCAACATCTCCACCTCGGCCTCAACCGGGTATCCATCTTTGGCGAATCAATGGGCGCATATTTTGCACTTCGTGGCGCAGGCGGTCCCCGGATCAAAGCGTGCATTGCGATGGACGGATTCTACGACATGTGGGATATTGCCGATTCGCGCATTCCCCCCGTCTTCGTGAAGGCTTGGGATCGACTGGGTGATCGCTTCTTCGACCGGGTCATCCGCTCGCTGGGCAGAGTACACTTTCGTACGCGGTTTGAATTCGCACATGCGCGATTTGCGTTAGGTTTGCCGACTTATGCACAGGCGACCCGGGCATTTCAGAAGTTTTCTCTGCGCGGGGATGGAGAGCAGGGGGAGTACTTGGCCCGGGTCCAGTGCCCGGTGTTTGTCACCGGTGCGGCGGACTGGGCGTATTTTCCCGCCCAGGGAAATGCGACCAGGATTTTCGAGGTTTTCAATCAGTTGCATCCTGAAATGGCCAAACTGTGGGTGACCAAGGGAGTGGGATCCAGTGGATTGCAGGCCAAGGTGGCGGCCATTTCGGTTGTCCATGACAAGACGTTTGAATAG
- a CDS encoding uncharacterized protein (predicted protein): protein MLCYLHIVMDGISLRTFLGDLNQSYVSPGVSQPASQYLDYAIAESKQLKGQAIKDDLKYWKQQFETPVDCLPLLPFSRVQSRPPLSISKSFTARAFIKKETVARVKECSRQSGSASFHFYAAALQVLLFQLLNGSFDELCIGIADANRHDDRYFDTNIHVRGPRAL from the exons ATGCTTTGTTATCTTCATATTGTCATGGATGGAATTAGTCTTCGGACATTTCTGGGCGATCTCAATCAAAGCTATGTCTCGCCGGGTGTGTCGCAACCAGCGTCGCAGTACCTAGATTATGCCATCGCAGAAAGTAAGCAACTCAAAGGCCAGGCCATAAAAGATGATCTTAAGTACTGGAAGCAACAGTTTGAAACACCAGTGGATTGCCTGCCTCTCCTACCGTTCTCCCGCGTCCAATCTCGACCTCCCTTGAGCATCTCCAAAAGCTTCACGGCCCGTGCATTTATTAAGAAGGAGACTGTGGCCAGAGTGAAAGAGTGTAGTCGTCAGTCCGGGTCAGCCTCCTTCCACTTCTATGCCGCAGCCCTGCaggtcctcctcttccaactccTTAATGGTTCATTTGACGAATTGTGCATCGGCATTGCTGATGCAAACCGGCACGACGACCGATATTTCGACACC AACATCCATGTACGCGGCCCTCGCGCACTCTAA
- a CDS encoding beta-ketoacyl [acyl carrier protein] synthase domain-containing protein (polyketide synthase modules and related proteins) — protein MSSVILSSNNYYICIRFPDHLAQCSSFLNLLPLSGALVGSLVEPLLPPNCGSCCILPATSFARFPPNDSTQPAFIIHDEHHGASNAQHPYLLEEDPCVFDAPFFSWNAREAEAMDPQHRVLLETVYECLENAGTSIQELQNTQTGVYVGLMTNDYHDIHLRDMETIPKYSGTGTTRSILSNRVSYFFNWKGPSMTIDTAFSSSSLVAVHPAVQSLRSGETPVAIAAGANLIFGPEMYIIESKLHMLSPHGRSQMWDDKADGHGRGEGVAAVMLKTLSGGSYIRTTWLRLSARIDQWHAEACGSSGGRLSTSFVAKQPLVLAYEVGG, from the exons ATGTCTTCAGTGATTCTCAGCTCTAATAACTACTATATTTGTATAAGGTTTCCAGATCATCTGGCGCAATGCTCCTCA TTCCTGAACCTATTGCCATTATCGGGAGCTCTTGTAGGTTCCCTGGTGGAGCCTCTACTCCCTCCGAACTGTGGAAGCTGTTGCATTCTCCCCGCGACCTCCTTCGCCCGATTCCCGCCTAACGATTCGACCCAGCCGGCTTTTATCATCCATGACGAACACCATGGTGCTTCAAACGCGCAGCATCCCTATCTCCTGGAGGAAGACCCCTGTGTCTTCGAcgcccccttcttctcctggaatgCCCGCGAGGCGGAGGCCATGGACCCTCAACACCGGGTCCTCCTGGAAACCGTGTACGAATGTCTAGAGAATGCAGGAACCAGCATCCAGGAGCTGCAGAACACCCAGACGGGAGTCTACGTTGGCCTCATGACCAACGACTACCACGACATCCATCTTCGTGACATGGAAACAATTCCCAAATACAGCGGCACAGGCACCACGCGAAGCATCCTCAGCAACCGCGTCTCATATTTCTTCAACTGGAAGGGCCCCAGCATGACAATTGATACGgccttttcatcatcatcactggtTGCCGTACATCCC GCGGTGCAAAGCCTGCGGTCAGGAGAGACGCCTGTGGCGATTGCAGCGGGCGCGAATCTGATATTCGGGCCCGAGATGTACATCATTGAATCAAAGCTGCACATGCTCTCACCCCACGGGCGATCCCAGATGTGGGACGACAAGGCAGACGGGCACggccgtggagaaggtgtTGCTGCGGTTATGCTCAAGACTCTCTCGGGAGGCAGTTATATCAGGACGACCTGGCTCAGGCTGTCAGCCCGTATTGACCAGTGGCATGCAGAAGCATGTGGGTCTAGCGGAGGAAGACTCAGCACCTCCTTTGTGGCTAAGCAACCCCTGGTTCTCGCATATGAAGTGGGAGGATAA